The genomic window ATCGTGGCCGCCATGATCGCGAACGTCTCAGCATGGACGTCCCCCGGCATGTTCGAGGTTATTAAAAGACCATCCCGTGATACGATCGCAAGGGCCTTTATGTCTCCCGAACCTCTCAGGTCATTTAAGACCTTGTCAAGCTTTTCTATCGCCCCGGCCATCTATCTAACACCTACTATCTTTTTTATAATGATGTCTATCGCCTGCGCTACGTTCATGTTGTTCGAGGCGCTCACTCTGACGATCGGTATATCCTCCGGGAGATTGATCTTTTTCCTGATCTTTTCAGTATCAAGCGCATCTTCCAGGTCCTGCTTGTTGGCAGCTATGATATACGGCACGTCTTTTGTTTTGGAGATGTTTAGCATCTCCACCGCCCTTTCAAAAGACTTAGGGTCAGTCGAGTCAATTACGACAATGATCCCAAGCGCATCCTTGGCTATGTTCTTGATTATGGGATTAAAGCGATCCTGGCCGGGAGTTCCGAACATGTCTATCGTGAAACCCTTTAGCATGACATGAGCGTAATCAACTGCGACGGTCGTGCCCATTCTGTCCACTGAAACTGATTTATCCGACGATAACGACGCAGCGGACCTGATAAATGTGGACTTCCCCGCGCCTTTAGGCCCCGTGACAAGTATCTTGGGTATGTGGACCTTTATGCCGCCGGGCTTGACTACCTTGAAAAGCGTGGGGAACTCCGGCGGCTTCGACCAATCGCACGTATACAGCTTGAAATACTGACCGTAACCTGATTCACCGCCGATCCTGTCGACCACCACGGATGAGTTGCAGAGCCCTTTTTTGACCTGTTCGACCAGCTCCGGCGGATATCCGTAATCGGTGAAATTATACACCACGATCCCCCCGTTAAGGACGGCCATCTTATTCCAGCGCTTTATGGATTCCAGGACTTTATTGATGTCCGGAATGCCGGGACCGCCGCCGCACGTATCCAGTATGGATGAAAGCGATGAGAAAACTATCATGTCACCCGGCGAGATCGAATCTATGATGCCTGTCATGGCATCGTCTATGGATTCTATGCTCTCGGGGTCTTTAACGTTAAAAGGCTCGGTTGGCGAAGCACCTATCAGCGAGGAATAAGCGTCGACAATGGCGAACCTGGAAGCATAAGGGATAAGGTCCCATCCGTATTCCCGGAAGTTAGACCTGATAAGGTCGGGGGAGCTTTTACTTGTGACATAATAGCAAACCCCATTATTGATAAGGTTAGTATAGGCGACTTGCATTCCGAAAATGTCCACGTCTACGGTCGGGGGGCCATAAAATATAATGGTCTTTCCGATCGGGAGGCCTCCCTTTAAATATCCGTCCAGGGTCGGTATGCCTGTCTTAATCATCTTTCACACCCCTGATGACCGCCATATCATTCACGACCTCGTACTCGAACCATCTGGTCGGCCTCGGTGTCAGCCCCGCAGCTCTCATATAATAACTGTCATTCTCCACTTTGACCTCTATGACGCCATTGAAAAGCTGTTTTAAAGTGGATATTGTCTGTTCGTCGTGCATGCCTTCTTCCACTACATAGACTCCCAGCGCCTTAATAGCCGTCACTCTTCCGGAAAAGACGTGCATGAATCTAAAAACGGTCTGAAGGTTCGAATACATCAGTATCGTCGAGAGCGAATTGATACAGAGCCTGACGTCCTTGATATTTTTATGCTTGCCGAACTCCTCTATGAACTGGCTGATGCGTACACCGATACCTGTCAGGTCTACGGGACTGGTAGCCCTCTTTATGCTTGGGGTATCATTACTGCCAAGCCCCAGGCTTTTTGAGATACAGTCCACTATGCCAATATTATTGATCTTTCCCTCTCCCTCCCCGGAAAATTTTTCAATGACACTTTCACCGGGGACTTTCGTGGTAAGGAAAATGACGCCCTCCTCCGAACTGAGGCCTGCTGCAATAATGTTGTTCAAGATAGAGTCCTTTCCGCTCATCGGGGGGCCGATCAACATGATATTAGCGCCTCCGCTAATGCCTCCGATGGCTTCGTCCAGCTCTTTTAAACCCAGATAATACTTGTGCATTTTGCTCATTTACCCGAACGTCTTCTAAGTAATAATGTAAGGATTTTCGTATATATTTAACTTGACATGGGCCGAGTTTAATGTTATGATAGTAATGAAAATCGATATCTTTTCTATTATTTTCCTTTATTTGAATTAAGTGTTTTCACAAAAAATGTTCTGATAGCTTTTATAAAAACAGGCTTCAGAATATTCGTGAGTATAGGATAGTAAGCCCCCTTATGTTTATGGCCTTGCGGCCGACGGCATTCATCTTAGCGCTTTTACCGGGGCCCGGGGCTGGATTCCCTTAGACCCGCTTTAGCTTGCACCCACAAGGATTGGCCGTTTCATCGGTTTACGGGCGACCTCTCCGTTACCGGATCATCGCATTTGCCCGCGACCGTGCCGTTTCTGTGCCATTGCCACGACTCTCGCCGTATGCCCTTACGGACATTTGTGCATCCAGACGGTGGGGGGACTTTCCTCACCAAATTGGCGGCAGCCGTCCCTCCTCTCTCACGAATATTATTTTCTGAAATCCTGGTATCCACCTAAGTTCGTTGACCTATTATATAAATATTTGCTAGCTACCCTTTTCCATCAATATATTTTTTTAGCCGGATAACATATCATTGATATATGCTGAGCATCGA from Methanooceanicella nereidis includes these protein-coding regions:
- a CDS encoding RAD55 family ATPase, which codes for MSKMHKYYLGLKELDEAIGGISGGANIMLIGPPMSGKDSILNNIIAAGLSSEEGVIFLTTKVPGESVIEKFSGEGEGKINNIGIVDCISKSLGLGSNDTPSIKRATSPVDLTGIGVRISQFIEEFGKHKNIKDVRLCINSLSTILMYSNLQTVFRFMHVFSGRVTAIKALGVYVVEEGMHDEQTISTLKQLFNGVIEVKVENDSYYMRAAGLTPRPTRWFEYEVVNDMAVIRGVKDD
- a CDS encoding GTP-binding protein, with the translated sequence MIKTGIPTLDGYLKGGLPIGKTIIFYGPPTVDVDIFGMQVAYTNLINNGVCYYVTSKSSPDLIRSNFREYGWDLIPYASRFAIVDAYSSLIGASPTEPFNVKDPESIESIDDAMTGIIDSISPGDMIVFSSLSSILDTCGGGPGIPDINKVLESIKRWNKMAVLNGGIVVYNFTDYGYPPELVEQVKKGLCNSSVVVDRIGGESGYGQYFKLYTCDWSKPPEFPTLFKVVKPGGIKVHIPKILVTGPKGAGKSTFIRSAASLSSDKSVSVDRMGTTVAVDYAHVMLKGFTIDMFGTPGQDRFNPIIKNIAKDALGIIVVIDSTDPKSFERAVEMLNISKTKDVPYIIAANKQDLEDALDTEKIRKKINLPEDIPIVRVSASNNMNVAQAIDIIIKKIVGVR